From the genome of Malus domestica chromosome 04, GDT2T_hap1, one region includes:
- the LOC103433343 gene encoding probable serine/threonine-protein kinase PBL7 isoform X3 — protein MGWMMIPCSGNSNCKAKTKKKRKNKIELQDKPLDQIKPTSGFSKTSSILSVKEDPKDRGSDHIEAQTFVFRELAAATRNFRAECLLGEGGFGRVFKGRLERTNQVVAIKQLDRDGLQGNREFLVELLMFSLLHHPNLVNLIGYCADGDQRLLVYEYMPLGSLGDHLHDVLPGKRRLDWNTRMKIAAGAAKGLKYLHDKASPPVLHRNLKCSNILLGEGYHPKLSGFGLAKLGPVGDNTHVSKWVMGTYGYCAPEYAMTGQLTLKSDIYSFGVVLLEIITGRTAIDNTRGAGEQILVEWARTLFKDRRKLSQMADPTLQGQYPKRGLYQALAVAGMCVQEQPNMRPVIADVVTALTYLASQKYDHETEPVQSSRLAPCTPPRTKRDIEKEAQLW, from the exons ATGGGTTGGATGATGATTCCCTGTTCTGGTAATTCCAACTGTAAAGCAAAAAccaagaagaaaaggaagaacaaGATTGAGTTACAGGATAAGCCACTTGATCAGATCAAACCCACTTCAG GTTTTTCAAAGACTAGTTCCATTTTGAGTGTCAAGGAGGATCCAAAAGATCGAGGGTCTGATCACATTGAAGCACAGACTTTTGTATTTCGTGAATTGGCAGCTGCAACTAGAAATTTCAGGGCAGAATGTCTTTTGGGTGAAGGTGGATTTGGTCGAGTATTCAAGGGACGTTTGGAAAGGACAAATCAG GTAGTGGCTATCAAACAACTTGATCGTGATGGATTACAAGGGAACAGGGAATTCCTTGTTGAATTGTTGATGTTTAGTCTTCTTCACCACCCCAATCTTGTTAATCTTATTGGTTATTGTGCGGATGGAGATCAAAGGCTTCTTGTTTATGAATATATGCCCCTAGGGTCATTGGGCGACCATTTACATG ATGTGTTACCAGGTAAGAGACGACTTGATTGGAATACGCGAATGAAAATAGCCGCTGGTGCAGCGAAGGGATTGAAGTATCTACATGACAAAGCAAGTCCTCCTGTTCTACACAGAAATTTGAAATGCTCCAATATTTTGCTCGGTGAAGGGTATCATCCAAAGCTGTCTGGTTTTGGCTTAGCCAAACTTGGGCCTGTTGGGGATAACACCCATGTATCTAAATGGGTAATGGGAACGTATGGATATTGTGCTCCAGAGTATGCAATGACAGGGCAGTTGACTCTTAAATCAGACATTTATAGCTTTGGTGTAGTTCTTTTGGAAATTATAACAGGCAGGACAGCGATTGACAATACCAGAGGTGCAGGAGAACAGATTTTGGTTGAGTGG GCAAGAACCTTGTTTAAAGACCGAAGGAAACTTTCGCAAATGGCAGACCCAACGCTCCAGGGTCAGTATCCCAAAAGGGGGTTGTACCAAGCTCTTGCAGTTGCGGGAATGTGTGTTCAGGAGCAGCCTAATATGCGGCCAGTTATAGCTGATGTCGTCACAGCTTTGACTTACCTTGCTTCACAGAAGTATGACCATGAAACAGAGCCAGTCCAAAGCTCCCGTCTTGCCCCTTGTACTCCCCCTAGAACCAAGAGGGATATTGAAAAGGAAGCTCAATTGTGGTAG
- the LOC103433343 gene encoding probable serine/threonine-protein kinase PBL7 isoform X1, translating to MGWMMIPCSGNSNCKAKTKKKRKNKIELQDKPLDQIKPTSEMRLILLVLHIAMQDCFRKAWHHLQNPAQSLLQFSCYIYEKFIGFSKTSSILSVKEDPKDRGSDHIEAQTFVFRELAAATRNFRAECLLGEGGFGRVFKGRLERTNQVVAIKQLDRDGLQGNREFLVELLMFSLLHHPNLVNLIGYCADGDQRLLVYEYMPLGSLGDHLHDVLPGKRRLDWNTRMKIAAGAAKGLKYLHDKASPPVLHRNLKCSNILLGEGYHPKLSGFGLAKLGPVGDNTHVSKWVMGTYGYCAPEYAMTGQLTLKSDIYSFGVVLLEIITGRTAIDNTRGAGEQILVEWARTLFKDRRKLSQMADPTLQGQYPKRGLYQALAVAGMCVQEQPNMRPVIADVVTALTYLASQKYDHETEPVQSSRLAPCTPPRTKRDIEKEAQLW from the exons ATGGGTTGGATGATGATTCCCTGTTCTGGTAATTCCAACTGTAAAGCAAAAAccaagaagaaaaggaagaacaaGATTGAGTTACAGGATAAGCCACTTGATCAGATCAAACCCACTTCAG AAATGCGGCTTATACTCCTGGTATTGCATATAGCCATGCAGGATTGTTTTCGGAAAGCTTGGCATCATCTGCAAAATCCAGCTCAGTCTTTATTACAATTTAGTTGCTATATTTATGAGAAGTTTATAG GTTTTTCAAAGACTAGTTCCATTTTGAGTGTCAAGGAGGATCCAAAAGATCGAGGGTCTGATCACATTGAAGCACAGACTTTTGTATTTCGTGAATTGGCAGCTGCAACTAGAAATTTCAGGGCAGAATGTCTTTTGGGTGAAGGTGGATTTGGTCGAGTATTCAAGGGACGTTTGGAAAGGACAAATCAG GTAGTGGCTATCAAACAACTTGATCGTGATGGATTACAAGGGAACAGGGAATTCCTTGTTGAATTGTTGATGTTTAGTCTTCTTCACCACCCCAATCTTGTTAATCTTATTGGTTATTGTGCGGATGGAGATCAAAGGCTTCTTGTTTATGAATATATGCCCCTAGGGTCATTGGGCGACCATTTACATG ATGTGTTACCAGGTAAGAGACGACTTGATTGGAATACGCGAATGAAAATAGCCGCTGGTGCAGCGAAGGGATTGAAGTATCTACATGACAAAGCAAGTCCTCCTGTTCTACACAGAAATTTGAAATGCTCCAATATTTTGCTCGGTGAAGGGTATCATCCAAAGCTGTCTGGTTTTGGCTTAGCCAAACTTGGGCCTGTTGGGGATAACACCCATGTATCTAAATGGGTAATGGGAACGTATGGATATTGTGCTCCAGAGTATGCAATGACAGGGCAGTTGACTCTTAAATCAGACATTTATAGCTTTGGTGTAGTTCTTTTGGAAATTATAACAGGCAGGACAGCGATTGACAATACCAGAGGTGCAGGAGAACAGATTTTGGTTGAGTGG GCAAGAACCTTGTTTAAAGACCGAAGGAAACTTTCGCAAATGGCAGACCCAACGCTCCAGGGTCAGTATCCCAAAAGGGGGTTGTACCAAGCTCTTGCAGTTGCGGGAATGTGTGTTCAGGAGCAGCCTAATATGCGGCCAGTTATAGCTGATGTCGTCACAGCTTTGACTTACCTTGCTTCACAGAAGTATGACCATGAAACAGAGCCAGTCCAAAGCTCCCGTCTTGCCCCTTGTACTCCCCCTAGAACCAAGAGGGATATTGAAAAGGAAGCTCAATTGTGGTAG
- the LOC103433343 gene encoding probable serine/threonine-protein kinase PBL7 isoform X4, whose protein sequence is MQDCFRKAWHHLQNPAQSLLQFSCYIYEKFIGFSKTSSILSVKEDPKDRGSDHIEAQTFVFRELAAATRNFRAECLLGEGGFGRVFKGRLERTNQVVAIKQLDRDGLQGNREFLVELLMFSLLHHPNLVNLIGYCADGDQRLLVYEYMPLGSLGDHLHDVLPGKRRLDWNTRMKIAAGAAKGLKYLHDKASPPVLHRNLKCSNILLGEGYHPKLSGFGLAKLGPVGDNTHVSKWVMGTYGYCAPEYAMTGQLTLKSDIYSFGVVLLEIITGRTAIDNTRGAGEQILVEWARTLFKDRRKLSQMADPTLQGQYPKRGLYQALAVAGMCVQEQPNMRPVIADVVTALTYLASQKYDHETEPVQSSRLAPCTPPRTKRDIEKEAQLW, encoded by the exons ATGCAGGATTGTTTTCGGAAAGCTTGGCATCATCTGCAAAATCCAGCTCAGTCTTTATTACAATTTAGTTGCTATATTTATGAGAAGTTTATAG GTTTTTCAAAGACTAGTTCCATTTTGAGTGTCAAGGAGGATCCAAAAGATCGAGGGTCTGATCACATTGAAGCACAGACTTTTGTATTTCGTGAATTGGCAGCTGCAACTAGAAATTTCAGGGCAGAATGTCTTTTGGGTGAAGGTGGATTTGGTCGAGTATTCAAGGGACGTTTGGAAAGGACAAATCAG GTAGTGGCTATCAAACAACTTGATCGTGATGGATTACAAGGGAACAGGGAATTCCTTGTTGAATTGTTGATGTTTAGTCTTCTTCACCACCCCAATCTTGTTAATCTTATTGGTTATTGTGCGGATGGAGATCAAAGGCTTCTTGTTTATGAATATATGCCCCTAGGGTCATTGGGCGACCATTTACATG ATGTGTTACCAGGTAAGAGACGACTTGATTGGAATACGCGAATGAAAATAGCCGCTGGTGCAGCGAAGGGATTGAAGTATCTACATGACAAAGCAAGTCCTCCTGTTCTACACAGAAATTTGAAATGCTCCAATATTTTGCTCGGTGAAGGGTATCATCCAAAGCTGTCTGGTTTTGGCTTAGCCAAACTTGGGCCTGTTGGGGATAACACCCATGTATCTAAATGGGTAATGGGAACGTATGGATATTGTGCTCCAGAGTATGCAATGACAGGGCAGTTGACTCTTAAATCAGACATTTATAGCTTTGGTGTAGTTCTTTTGGAAATTATAACAGGCAGGACAGCGATTGACAATACCAGAGGTGCAGGAGAACAGATTTTGGTTGAGTGG GCAAGAACCTTGTTTAAAGACCGAAGGAAACTTTCGCAAATGGCAGACCCAACGCTCCAGGGTCAGTATCCCAAAAGGGGGTTGTACCAAGCTCTTGCAGTTGCGGGAATGTGTGTTCAGGAGCAGCCTAATATGCGGCCAGTTATAGCTGATGTCGTCACAGCTTTGACTTACCTTGCTTCACAGAAGTATGACCATGAAACAGAGCCAGTCCAAAGCTCCCGTCTTGCCCCTTGTACTCCCCCTAGAACCAAGAGGGATATTGAAAAGGAAGCTCAATTGTGGTAG
- the LOC103433347 gene encoding protein NUCLEAR FUSION DEFECTIVE 4-like translates to MSEAPPTPSTGCTGNLPSFVLFAAKSQWFSVFASLMVMSGSGTIYLFGTYSKELKTTFGYDQETLNLLGFFKDLGANIGIFAGLIAEVTPTWFVLLIGAAMNFLGYFMMWLGVTGKIAKPEIWHMCVYMCIAANSLSFVNTGVMVTCVKNFPQSRGIMIGLLKGYIGLSGAIITQIYLALYGFQDRRALILLIGWLPAAISVVFLCTIRPIKITAAAENQQQKRQLKVFFRFLYVSIVLALFLMAMTLTQKSVVFPRAAQAMTAAVVCFLLLIPLLIIIREELVSWTLTKQEPHRIALEETQEQGQPDQGPQELELDQEIKPKGTSLFSNIFKKPPRGEDYTILQAILSIDMLLIFIATLFGLGSSFTATDNLGQIGEALGYKPQTINTFVSLISIWNFFGRIFSGFVSEILLTRYKIPRPLMLTVVLTLEGIAYLLIAFAFPGSLYIASVIVGFTLGAQLPLALAIISEVFGLKYYSTLFNCGHLASPLGSYLLNVRVTGMLYDREAEKELARLGLHRIKGQDLTCIGTRCYKLSFTVLTATTLISALASLILLMRTLKFYKSDIYKKFRENTENVVEAVHTENVVEADETEMASSSPAPTR, encoded by the coding sequence ATGAGTGAGGcaccaccaacaccatcaactgggtgcacCGGAAATCTACCGAGTTTCGTACTTTTCGCGGCAAAAAGCCAATGGTTTTCCGTTTTCGCTTCATTGATGGTGATGTCTGGTTCAGGTACAATTTATCTGTTTGGAACTTATTCCAAAGAGCTCAAAACCACCTTTGGCTATGACCAAGAAACCCTCAACCTGCTGGGGTTCTTCAAAGACCTTGGGGCCAACATCGGCATTTTCGCAGGCTTAATAGCCGAGGTAACACCAACGTGGTTTGTGCTCCTCATTGGGGCTGCCATGAACTTCCTCGGCTACTTCATGATGTGGTTAGGCGTCACGGGAAAGATCGCGAAGCCAGAAATCTGGCACATGTGTGTCTACATGTGCATTGCAGCAAATTCTCTGAGCTTTGTGAACACAGGAGTTATGGTTACTTGCGTCAAAAACTTCCCACAAAGCCGCGGCATCATGATCGGCCTCCTCAAAGGGTACATCGGCCTCAGTGGGGCGATCATCACCCAAATATATCTAGCATTGTATGGATTTCAGGACAGGAGAGCTCTGATTCTTCTCATCGGTTGGCTCCCAGCTGCAATCTCAGTTGTGTTTCTGTGCACGATTCGTCCGATAAAAATCACAGCAGCTGCTGAAAATCAACAACAAAAACGACAACTCAAAGTGTTTTTTCGCTTTCTGTACGTGTCGATTGTTCTTGCCTTGTTTCTCATGGCAATGACTCTGACTCAGAAATCGGTTGTCTTCCCCCGGGCAGCCCAAGCTATGACCGCCGCGGTGGTTTGCTTCCTGCTTTTGATTCCTCTCTTGATTATCATCAGAGAGGAGTTAGTCAGCTGGACACTGACGAAACAAGAACCTCATCGAATAGCCTTAGAGGAAACACAAGAACAAGGACAACCAGATCAAGGACCACAAGAACTGGAGTTGGATCAAGAGATCAAGCCGAAAGGTACGTCGTTGTTCTCAAACATTTTCAAGAAACCACCAAGAGGAGAAGACTACACCATTTTACAAGCAATCTTGAGCATTGACATGCTACTCATATTCATTGCAACATTATTTGGACTCGGATCGAGCTTCACTGCTACCGACAACCTCGGCCAAATTGGCGAAGCTTTGGGTTACAAACCTCAGACCATAAACACATTTGTGTCACTCATCAGCATATGGAACTTCTTCGGCCGAATCTTTTCCGGTTTCGTCTCCGAAATCCTACTGACGAGGTATAAAATCCCAAGACCCCTTATGCTCACTGTTGTTCTTACACTAGAAGGCATTGCCTACCTTCTCATTGCTTTTGCATTCCCTGGTTCCCTGTACATTGCTTCAGTCATCGTCGGGTTTACTCTCGGAGCTCAGTTACCACTGGCTTTGGCAATCATTTCTGAAGTTTTCGGGTTGAAGTACTACTCCACCCTCTTCAATTGTGGACATTTGGCGAGTCCCCTCGGGAGTTATCTACTCAATGTGAGGGTCACCGGAATGCTCTATGACAGAGAGGCAGAGAAGGAGCTTGCTAGGCTGGGTCTGCACAGGATCAAGGGCCAGGATCTAACATGTATTGGCACTCGATGTTATAAGTTGTCGTTTACAGTTTTGACTGCAACAACACTTATTTCAGCTCTCGCGTCACTTATTTTGCTGATGAGAACGCTTAAATTCTACAAAAGTGACATATACAAAAAGTTTAGAGAGAATACAGAGAACGTAGTCGAGGCAGTGCATACAGAGAATGTAGTCGAGGCAGATGAGACAGAAATGGCTTCATCATCTCCGGCTCCGACCCGTTAA
- the LOC103433343 gene encoding probable serine/threonine-protein kinase PBL7 isoform X2 translates to MGWMMIPCSGNSNCKAKTKKKRKNKIELQDKPLDQIKPTSAMQDCFRKAWHHLQNPAQSLLQFSCYIYEKFIGFSKTSSILSVKEDPKDRGSDHIEAQTFVFRELAAATRNFRAECLLGEGGFGRVFKGRLERTNQVVAIKQLDRDGLQGNREFLVELLMFSLLHHPNLVNLIGYCADGDQRLLVYEYMPLGSLGDHLHDVLPGKRRLDWNTRMKIAAGAAKGLKYLHDKASPPVLHRNLKCSNILLGEGYHPKLSGFGLAKLGPVGDNTHVSKWVMGTYGYCAPEYAMTGQLTLKSDIYSFGVVLLEIITGRTAIDNTRGAGEQILVEWARTLFKDRRKLSQMADPTLQGQYPKRGLYQALAVAGMCVQEQPNMRPVIADVVTALTYLASQKYDHETEPVQSSRLAPCTPPRTKRDIEKEAQLW, encoded by the exons ATGGGTTGGATGATGATTCCCTGTTCTGGTAATTCCAACTGTAAAGCAAAAAccaagaagaaaaggaagaacaaGATTGAGTTACAGGATAAGCCACTTGATCAGATCAAACCCACTTCAG CCATGCAGGATTGTTTTCGGAAAGCTTGGCATCATCTGCAAAATCCAGCTCAGTCTTTATTACAATTTAGTTGCTATATTTATGAGAAGTTTATAG GTTTTTCAAAGACTAGTTCCATTTTGAGTGTCAAGGAGGATCCAAAAGATCGAGGGTCTGATCACATTGAAGCACAGACTTTTGTATTTCGTGAATTGGCAGCTGCAACTAGAAATTTCAGGGCAGAATGTCTTTTGGGTGAAGGTGGATTTGGTCGAGTATTCAAGGGACGTTTGGAAAGGACAAATCAG GTAGTGGCTATCAAACAACTTGATCGTGATGGATTACAAGGGAACAGGGAATTCCTTGTTGAATTGTTGATGTTTAGTCTTCTTCACCACCCCAATCTTGTTAATCTTATTGGTTATTGTGCGGATGGAGATCAAAGGCTTCTTGTTTATGAATATATGCCCCTAGGGTCATTGGGCGACCATTTACATG ATGTGTTACCAGGTAAGAGACGACTTGATTGGAATACGCGAATGAAAATAGCCGCTGGTGCAGCGAAGGGATTGAAGTATCTACATGACAAAGCAAGTCCTCCTGTTCTACACAGAAATTTGAAATGCTCCAATATTTTGCTCGGTGAAGGGTATCATCCAAAGCTGTCTGGTTTTGGCTTAGCCAAACTTGGGCCTGTTGGGGATAACACCCATGTATCTAAATGGGTAATGGGAACGTATGGATATTGTGCTCCAGAGTATGCAATGACAGGGCAGTTGACTCTTAAATCAGACATTTATAGCTTTGGTGTAGTTCTTTTGGAAATTATAACAGGCAGGACAGCGATTGACAATACCAGAGGTGCAGGAGAACAGATTTTGGTTGAGTGG GCAAGAACCTTGTTTAAAGACCGAAGGAAACTTTCGCAAATGGCAGACCCAACGCTCCAGGGTCAGTATCCCAAAAGGGGGTTGTACCAAGCTCTTGCAGTTGCGGGAATGTGTGTTCAGGAGCAGCCTAATATGCGGCCAGTTATAGCTGATGTCGTCACAGCTTTGACTTACCTTGCTTCACAGAAGTATGACCATGAAACAGAGCCAGTCCAAAGCTCCCGTCTTGCCCCTTGTACTCCCCCTAGAACCAAGAGGGATATTGAAAAGGAAGCTCAATTGTGGTAG